From one Peptoniphilaceae bacterium AMB_02 genomic stretch:
- a CDS encoding TetR/AcrR family transcriptional regulator, whose amino-acid sequence MPVSFTKEERDILRDKFYEKGYDLLKTFGYKKLKVSDIASTVGIGTGTFYNFFKSKDDFIIWLISKIKQKSLNQFLTLSENYEDGIPMKAMEQYLFDTISNYNIYRCLTQDDYDILQKKYGLLDDRKEKIVENGKFIMEKLATSKPFENFLLFSEAYTIIIIGTSDLNKLDSKYTDEVIKNLIHSACQFLY is encoded by the coding sequence ATGCCTGTTAGTTTTACAAAAGAAGAAAGAGATATTTTAAGAGATAAATTTTACGAAAAAGGATATGATTTACTAAAAACATTTGGGTATAAAAAGTTAAAAGTCTCTGATATTGCATCTACTGTTGGTATTGGAACTGGAACATTCTATAACTTTTTTAAGAGTAAAGACGATTTTATCATATGGTTAATAAGTAAAATAAAACAAAAGTCTTTAAATCAATTCTTAACACTTTCGGAGAATTACGAGGATGGAATCCCTATGAAAGCCATGGAACAATATCTGTTTGATACTATATCCAACTATAATATTTATAGATGCCTCACCCAAGATGATTATGATATATTACAAAAAAAATATGGATTGCTTGATGACAGGAAAGAAAAAATAGTAGAAAATGGTAAATTCATTATGGAGAAACTTGCTACTTCAAAACCCTTTGAAAATTTTCTTTTATTTTCTGAAGCTTATACAATTATAATTATAGGAACTTCTGACTTAAATAAATTAGATTCAAAATACACTGACGAAGTGATTAAGAATTTAATCCATTCTGCATGTCAGTTTTTATATTAA
- a CDS encoding GNAT family N-acetyltransferase codes for MYIIKTLENTSIRLIHKSFIDAFSDYQIKMKMPLEKFNQMLIRRGYVSEISVGAFRDDKLIGFILNGIRIFEGKLTVYDLGTGVLKEYRRQGIINNLFSYTKKLIKNIKAEQYLLEVIKTNDSALELYKNNNFKIRRELECFKMNKTDIKLDIKYETKHLDNLDFKKVIDFWDFIPSWQNSIDSINSTAISFLNSVVEIDNKIVGYGIIDKLSGDIAQIAVDKKFRRKGIGTSIMADLANNTESSTITLLNIDKQAKSILNFLEALGLNNYISQYEMTLTLLE; via the coding sequence ATGTATATAATTAAAACTTTGGAAAATACCAGTATAAGGTTGATTCATAAATCATTTATTGATGCATTTTCAGACTATCAAATAAAGATGAAAATGCCTTTAGAAAAGTTTAACCAAATGTTAATAAGAAGAGGTTACGTATCAGAAATCTCTGTAGGGGCATTTAGAGATGACAAATTAATTGGATTTATTCTAAATGGAATTAGAATTTTTGAAGGTAAATTGACAGTCTACGATCTTGGAACAGGAGTTTTAAAAGAATATAGAAGACAGGGAATTATTAACAATTTATTTTCCTATACAAAAAAGTTAATAAAAAATATAAAAGCAGAACAATATCTATTAGAAGTAATAAAGACCAACGACTCTGCACTAGAACTTTACAAAAATAATAATTTTAAAATCAGAAGAGAGTTAGAGTGTTTTAAAATGAATAAAACAGATATAAAACTAGACATTAAATACGAAACCAAACATTTGGACAATTTGGATTTTAAGAAAGTTATAGACTTTTGGGATTTTATTCCATCTTGGCAAAACTCTATAGATTCTATAAATTCAACAGCAATATCTTTTTTAAATTCAGTTGTGGAAATAGATAATAAAATCGTAGGATATGGTATTATCGATAAACTTTCAGGAGATATAGCCCAAATAGCAGTAGATAAAAAATTTAGGAGAAAGGGGATAGGAACGAGTATAATGGCTGATTTAGCAAACAATACAGAATCTTCAACAATTACCTTACTAAATATAGATAAGCAGGCGAAATCAATTCTAAATTTTCTTGAAGCTTTAGGTTTAAATAATTATATTTCTCAATATGAGATGACCCTAACCTTGCTAGAGTAG
- a CDS encoding GNAT family protein, with amino-acid sequence MLFKSKRLMLRKMAEGDIDIYNQWRNDIEVMYYTSTDLDVYNIEETKNFVTEVILGSQLSKCYLVIERENNKPIGVVSLINIDYKNQNAECIIDIGDKESWGKGYGTEAMKLLLDYGFLEMNLHRIFLRVFSFNERAIKLYERLGFKQEGIFIESVFRDGKWHDIIQMSILQNEYLNK; translated from the coding sequence TAATGTTAAGAAAAATGGCAGAGGGAGACATAGATATTTATAACCAGTGGAGAAATGATATAGAAGTAATGTATTATACATCTACTGATTTAGATGTTTATAATATTGAAGAGACGAAAAATTTTGTAACTGAAGTTATCCTAGGTTCTCAACTATCGAAGTGTTATTTAGTTATAGAAAGAGAAAATAATAAACCTATCGGTGTTGTTTCTTTAATCAATATAGATTATAAAAATCAAAATGCAGAATGCATCATTGATATAGGTGACAAAGAATCATGGGGAAAAGGGTACGGTACCGAGGCTATGAAGTTATTGCTTGATTATGGTTTTTTAGAGATGAATTTACATAGGATATTTTTAAGGGTATTTTCATTTAATGAAAGAGCCATAAAACTGTATGAGAGACTAGGATTTAAGCAGGAAGGAATTTTTATAGAAAGTGTATTTCGAGATGGCAAATGGCACGACATTATTCAAATGTCAATATTACAAAATGAATATTTGAATAAATAG